From the Oryza glaberrima chromosome 5, OglaRS2, whole genome shotgun sequence genome, one window contains:
- the LOC127772948 gene encoding uncharacterized protein LOC127772948: protein MASTNGKEEVYVKEGSKLYSRMMSKEAAAAAAPLAVPSFRVYYGVASAGSVPFLWESQPGTPKSSPSTAVLPPLTPPPSYYASAGKKGGGGGGASSGSRRRGWSAGGARGVLGAMFRRPWRRTSPCSTSSSSSWSYSSPSSVSMSPVFTVHQASPMAVARSHHTRACSAGAAYDDAAAARCFGMERECERGLVKGCGVAVAVRNALSSVVGHKSGGHGGAPPAAAAAY from the coding sequence ATGGCGAGCACGAACGGCAAGGAGGAGGTGTATGTGAAGGAGGGGAGCAAGCTCTACTCGAGGATGATGtccaaggaggcggcggcggcggcggcgccgctcgccgtgccGTCGTTCAGGGTGTACTACGGCGTCGCGTCGGCGGGATCCGTACCGTTCCTGTGGGAGTCGCAGCCCGGCACGCCCAAGAGCTCGCCCTCcaccgccgtgctcccgccgctcacgccgccgccctcgtaCTACGCCTCCGCCGGCaagaaaggcggcggcggcggcggcgcctcgtcCGGCTCCAGGAGGCGCGGCTggtccgccggcggcgcgcgcggcgtcctCGGCGCCATGTTccggcggccgtggcgccggacgtcgccgtgctccacctcctcctcctcgtcgtggtcctactcctcgccgtcgtccgtGTCGATGTCGCCGGTGTTCACCGTGCACCAGGCGTCCCCCATGGCGGTGGCGCGCTCCCACCACACGCGCGCgtgctccgccggcgccgcctacgacgacgccgccgcggcgaggtgcTTCGGCATGGAGCGCGAGTGCGAGAGGGGGCTCGTGAAAGGGTGCGGCGTCGCGGTGGCCGTCAGGAACGCGCTGTCTTCGGTCGTCGGCCACAAGtccggcggccacggcggcgcgccgccggcggcggcggcggcgtattAA